The Cyclobacterium amurskyense genome contains the following window.
CCATTGTCCGTTTGCATTAAATATTCCAAACCACCAGCCCTATTGCCAAGGATTAAATCAAAACCTTCGCCCAGTAATTTCGGCACAAATGTAATGGAGGTGTTTTTGCCAAATCTGGTTTCTGTAAATGTTTTATCTCTTAATTTTATTGAAACCTGAATCCTTTCACTTTTCTGCAGGAAATCTTCAACAGCATACAAAACCCCTTGCTGATTGATAGCCATAAGCAAAGGTTTCGCTCCAGACCTCACTGCCACTGCCAAATTTCTATCCACAGGGTTGTCTGAAAAGCCCAGAAAATCATTGGATATCAATTCGGCCTCAAAACCATCGTTGATCTTGATGGAGTAGAGTATTAATTCACCTGTTTGCCTTGCGAGGAGTAGGTAGTTATTGGCTTGATTATGGAAAAAATGAACCTGATCTAAGCCTCGAAGCACCATAGATGGGAGATTCAATTCACTTCGGTCCTCAGGACTTGTGACATTGGAGATGAAAATTTTCTTTTCGGGCACATTGTTTTCATAATAGTCCCCAGTAACAATATGGTAGGATTGATTGTCCTTTGTTGAAAACCTTTGGTAGGTCGGTTCTGTTAGGTTTAGTTCGCTGATATTCAGGTAGTCATCAGTGATTGGTCTGGCCTGATTGTCTCTCAATTCATAAGCCCATATTCTACCTTGTATCTCATTAGCTACCTTGGCATTTGCCCCAATGTAGAGCTCGCCATTGTTTTGGTTGCCTACAAGAAATGGCCGTGAATTTTCTCCAAAATCCAACATGTCATCTTTTAAAAAGAGGCTTGGGCTGGCATCCGGATTTGGGGAAAGTCGGTACAATGCTTTTGCAAAGTCTATTTTATAAGTGAAAGATGTAGCAGAGGAATGAGAAGAAACAATCAAATCGTCTTCCAATACATACCCTGCATGGAAAATTGGGAATTGAGGCAACTGTCCGTATTGAGGGATGTTCGTACTTAAGGTGGAAAATACAGGAGCCTCATCGGTTCCGGTGTTGGGTAAGAAGTAAAGGGAATTGCATTCGTCGCGGCCCATCAGCAGGTCTTTGACACCATCCTGATCAAGGTCCTTGTAGAGCAGGGTATGGCCACCAGAATGCAGCACCTTAAGTCCGTCAGTGTTTTGACGGGCATTGCTTAAAGGTGCTCCACCACAAGTAAAGCCAAAACTTACCTCACCACAACCACAAAACTCAAAGTTTCCCCAATGGTTTTGAGAGGCTTTGAATTGGTCTATATCCGGAGAACCATTGCGTTCCATACTGGTATTCTGGTAGTACTCCAAAAAATCTCCTGAGGCAAAGTTAAAAGTAAGCACGTCTAAATCTCCATCCTTGTCTATGTCTTCAATTAGCGGGATGTCTAGTATATTGGCCGTAAGGTTGGAGCCATTTTCCAAACGTAGAAAGCTTTGAGCGACTTCCCAAACGGGCAATGAACTGTCTTGAGGGGTAATGTTTTTATAGGCCTTGATGCCAAATGGAGAACCTGTAAACAAGTCTTTTTTACCATCTCCATCAAAATCAAGCAGCAGTAGAAAAGCGTTTACATCTTCAGGGAACAGGTAGCTTCCTCCTGGGAGAAATTTATAAGCAGCCCCACTTTTCTCAAAAACCTGAATGCTTCCTGAATTTATGTCCCAAATAACCAGTTCTTCCTCACCATCGTTATCACTATCAAACTGTTGGAATTGAGCCGCGTTTATCCCTCCGGCAAATGCCATGGGCAGGCTTTTTCCATCGGCATCCAATACCTCCATGTTTGTATTAAACTCAAAGTTATATTGGGCTTTTACCAATGTGGTGACGAAAATAAGCAACAAGAAAAGGTAGATTGATTTTGTCAACATAAGTGATAATTGCGGTTTGGAAGCGAAATCTTCCTTAGGGGTAAAATTAATTTTTTGCTTTCCATTAAGAAAGGTATTTTTGAACTTTAACGGCAATTAATGAAAACAGATACATTACTTTTGCCTCTAAACAGGTGGATGGAAGTACTTGTTTGAATTTGCCTTCAAAAAATGATTAACCACAATGGATAAGATAGCACAATTGTATTCCCTTTTTCTTTCTTCAAAACGTGTTTCAACAGATACCCGGACAATTGAAGAAGGAGATTTGTTTTTCGCCTTAAAAGGCCCCTCTTTTGACGGCAATCAATATGCGAAAAGAGCCTTGGAAGAAGGTGCCATGGCTGTGGTAGTGGATGATCCGGAAGTGGTGGAGGATGAAAAGTATTTTTTGGTGGATGATGTTTTAACGGCATTGCAGCAATTGGCTACCCATCATCGGAAAGAATTGTCAATACCTGTTATAGGATTAACGGGTTCCAATGGCAAGACCACTACCAAGGAATTATTGATTAGGGCATTGTCATGTAAATTCAAGGTGCAGGCGACTTTAGGCAACCTCAACAATCACATTGGTGTGCCCCTGACGCTTTTGGGCTTGAAGGAGGAAACTGAGATTGCTATTGTAGAAATGGGGGCCAACAAGCAAGGGGATATAGATGAATTGTGCCGGATAGCCTTGCCTACCCATGGGCTGATTACCAATATAGGTAGGGCCCATTTAGAAGGCATGGGAGGGACTGAAGGAGTATTGAAGACAAAAACAGAGCTTTTTCAATTTTTATTGGAGACGGATGGGCAGGTGTTTATTAATTCCGGGCAGGAAATCTTTACCAATATGATCAGAAGGTTTAAAAACCCTGTTCTCTTTCCAGGTAAAGCTGATTTTTGCCAGGTAACTTTCCTTGGTGCATCGCCGAATGTGTCCTTTAGCTTGCCTCCCGAGGAAACTAGCTATGTATCCAATCTTATTGGGCATTATAATTTTGACAATATAGCAGCAGCCCTTTGTTTGGCCAAGTATTTTGAGGTGCCTATGAAGGAAGCGGCGGCAGCCATCGCTGCTTATGTACCAGAAAACATGCGTTCCCAGATCATTGAAAAAAGAAGCAACCTGATTTTACTGGATGCCTACAATGCCAACCCTTCCAGCATGGAAGCAGCCCTTGAGGCATTTGGCAAGTTGAATAAACGCAAGCACAAGATGGTAATCCTTGGGGATATGTATGAGCTTGGAGAATACAGCAAAGCTGAACACGAGAAGTTGGGAGAACTTGTAAGTAAAATAGCCCTGGATAAAATCTGTTTTACAGGAAAAGACACCCAATATGCCCTTTCCAAAGCCCCCAAAGCCCTTTATTTTCCAGATGCCTTTTCCTTAAGAAACTGGCTTCAGGATTCCAATTTAGAAGATTATCAGATTCTCATCAAAGGGAGCAGAGGAATGAAGTTAGAAGGATTGCTTGATTTTATATAGGGGCTTTTGAGAAAACCCGGTGAACCTTATAGTCCACCATTTTTTCAAAACCTTCAGCCATAGCTACCCTCTCCCGGAGGCTGAGCCTGTCGAAGCCGTAGGAATCGAAGAACGTCAGAAACCACCCAACTATTTTTATCCGGATTGAATTCAGGATTTATTTAATAAAGTTGGAAACTTTCAGCATTGTAGGTCCAAGTTACACTACGTTAAACTTGGACCAGTGGTACCAGTCGTACCGGAGGCTGAGCCTGTCGAAGCTGTAGGAATCCTCTCCCGGAGGCTGAGCCTGTCGAAGCTGTAGGAACCGAAAATGTCAATAACCTACCTAACTCCCGGAGACTGAGCTTGTCGAAGTCGTAGGGATCGAAGAACGTTAAAAAGATATTGAGTCTAGGGGCCAAACAAGGGTACTTCGGAACTGGGGTAGGGTACTTCAGAACCTACCCATTGGAGTTTAAAACCTCAATTACCCACCTTAAAACAGGTATGGGGCACCTAAAACTGACAAGCTTGGACCTTTTAACTCGAATTTTCCAGTTCAGAACTGATATTTTTCACCTCAAACCTGAAAAATTCGACCAAAAACTGACAAAAAACAGGGTAAAAACTGGAAAATATGACAAAATTTCAGGAAAAGTCTTTGGATAGGGTCAAATTTTCCAGGTTCAGAAGTGGGGAGGGGTACTTCGGAACTCGATGATTTCAGCTTTTTTATTCAAGCTTCCACCTTTTAGGTGGAAATTATTAGGTTTTAACTGATAATTATTAGCTTTTTTCCGGAAATTCCCACCTTTTTGGCAGTATTTTTTAAGTTTTAACTGATCCATTTGACCAAAAACTGACAAGAGAGAAGGTTGAAAGTAAAGCATTTTGGTAAAATGATGGTTTGCATTGGGTTTTTGAATTAAACTCGGATCAAGAAAAAGGATTTTCTGTGCTCTCTTATGCAAGGTTGAAATCACTATAAAATCAGCAGTTAAGAGATTACAAGAGGCAATTGACTATTTGGGGGTAAATCATGGGTATAAGAGAACATAAAGGTTTCCGGCATTTTCCGTTTGTTAAATGTTTGTAAACGGTTACCAAACGGTTAGAGCGAAATATACATTAAACCTATCATTTTGCTAAAAACCCCTTTTTAAAGGCCATAAAGGGTTTTTTCTTTAGAAGTATTTAGTTAGTTTAGGGGAGTATAATAGATATACACGCAACTCTTAAGCAAAATATAGCTTTATACAATTGTTGTATTGAATTTGACAAACTTTTAGGTTAATCTACAGGGTTTTTAGCGGGAGAGGAATTGTAATTGTTTTGAAGGCGGTAAGCCGACTTTCAAGTCTTTGCGGTGAGACCGTGCAAGTGGTGATCACTTGTAGACGTGTCGAGAACGTCTCAAAGACTTGATTGAAGTTAGCCCTTATCCTTCAGAAAGTCAAGGAATAAGGGGTAAAAATCAAAAACAATTACAATGGAGTAGTTGGCTTGTTTGCTAACTTTCCAGCAACGGTTCTTATCCAAGCATAAAAATCCATAACTGGAAATAAAACCCTGATAGATAACAGGTAAATAGGTAAAGTTTGTCCAACTCCGTTTTTCTTTAGAGATGCCCGCAGGAGCGGGAGGAGAAGGGTTTGTTTTTACAAAGGCAAAGAAAAACTCAATACAACAGTAGGTATCTATCAATTTGAATAAGCGTAACTAGTCCTTATATTGTCTTCTTCAAACAGTAGATACCCTATTGTTGTGTGTAATTAAAACCAACCAAAAAGTATACAACATTCGAAAATCTGTATAAAGAGTTTGACCTACTTCCATCCGACCTTTGTCTTAACGAAAAAAGACAAAATGAAAACGAATCAATTTGGTAAAAAGGGTTGGATGCCAGACAGAATTGGAAACTTGAATGGTAAAATTTATATCATAACAGGTACCACAAGCGGAACAGGATTTGAAGCTGCAAAAATCCTTCTTTCAAAAGGTGCAAAAGTGATAATGCTCAATAGAAACCTAAAAAAAGCGGAAGACACCATCACAATATTGAAACAAGAATTGGGTAAAGATATTGAAGTAATTAACATTCAAATGGACTTATCCAAGCAAGCATCTGTAAAAAAAGCAGCTGAAGAAATATTAAAAACAGTTCCTCAAATAGATGCTCTTATTTGTAATGCAGCAATTGCCCAAGTACCGAAACAGACGCTAACTGTAGACGGTTGGGAAAGTCAAATGGGAACGAATTACTATGGAAATTGGACATTGCAAGCTTTATTGTTTCCGCTTATTGAAAAGTCCAAAGGTCGAATTGTAACAGTTGGAAGCATGGGTTATGATATGGGAATTAAAACCATAAAATTCGATGATTTGAATTGGGACAAAGACTATACACCTAACGATGCTTATAGTCAAAGTAAACTCGCACAGATTATGTCAATGTACGAATTACAAGATAGATTGAAAGAAGTTGGAAAAACAGATGTTAAAGCCTATGCGTGTCATCCTGGTTCTTCAAGAACCAACTTGATAAATACAAGCGGTAGTTTTATGATGAAATTCATCTTTAATCTGATGAAATTATCCCCACTAACACAATCTGCCGAGAGAGGTGCGTATCCCCAACTAATGTGTGCCACAGAGCGAAATCTTGACCAAAATGGTTTTTACGGACCTACAGGAAGAAGTAATTGGGTAGGTCCTGTTGGAGCACACAAAATAGAACCTCACGCTAAAGATAAAACAGTAGCAAAACGACTATGGGAGGTTTCAGAAAAAGAGACAGGAGTAAAATGGAATATTTAAATTAGTGAAATGAAACACTTCAAAACCTTATCATCCTATTTAAAGTATTTGGAGTTGCCTCGTCCAGAGCACCCAATGTTGAGTGTTTTTAATTCAAAAGGCGATGGCTACTTGCCTTGTCCAAAAGAAAGTTCACCACCAATTACCAATGACTGCTATACCATTAGTTTTAAAAAGTTTGTAGAAGGCAATTTAAACTACGGTCGCACCCAATACGATTTTACTAATGGTGCATTGTTTTTCATCTCACCAAGACAAGTCTTGCAATGGGATAATAGCGTAATTTTTGAACAAAGAGGGTTTTCTATAAATTTTCATGAAGATTTTTTGAAAGGAACAGAATTAGCACAACGCATAAAAAAATATGGTTTCTTTTCATATTCCGTAAATGAAGCTTTGCACCTTTCGCCTAAAGAAGAAAAACAAATAGAATCCATTGTAGAAAATATTGAAATTGAATATCAAAACAACCAAGACGAGTTTAGTAAAGGCATCATCATTTCTCAATTGGACACCTTGCTCAAATACGCAAACCGTTTTTATGAAAGGCAGTTTTTAAATCGAAAAGAATTATCCAATAATTTGTTGGAGCAGTTTAATCATTATTTGGACTCATATTTTGAATCGGGAAAACTACAAGAAAATGGCATTCCGAACATAGAGCAGGTAGCAGATGAATTGTCTGTTTCACAACGTTATTTAAGCGATACGCTTAAAAAACAAACAGGCAAAACCACAACTGAACATTTGCAATTGTATTTAATTGACGAAGCAAAAAACATTTTACTGCAACCAAATAAAACTGTATCAGAGGTTGCTTATGAATTA
Protein-coding sequences here:
- a CDS encoding T9SS type A sorting domain-containing protein, whose translation is MLTKSIYLFLLLIFVTTLVKAQYNFEFNTNMEVLDADGKSLPMAFAGGINAAQFQQFDSDNDGEEELVIWDINSGSIQVFEKSGAAYKFLPGGSYLFPEDVNAFLLLLDFDGDGKKDLFTGSPFGIKAYKNITPQDSSLPVWEVAQSFLRLENGSNLTANILDIPLIEDIDKDGDLDVLTFNFASGDFLEYYQNTSMERNGSPDIDQFKASQNHWGNFEFCGCGEVSFGFTCGGAPLSNARQNTDGLKVLHSGGHTLLYKDLDQDGVKDLLMGRDECNSLYFLPNTGTDEAPVFSTLSTNIPQYGQLPQFPIFHAGYVLEDDLIVSSHSSATSFTYKIDFAKALYRLSPNPDASPSLFLKDDMLDFGENSRPFLVGNQNNGELYIGANAKVANEIQGRIWAYELRDNQARPITDDYLNISELNLTEPTYQRFSTKDNQSYHIVTGDYYENNVPEKKIFISNVTSPEDRSELNLPSMVLRGLDQVHFFHNQANNYLLLARQTGELILYSIKINDGFEAELISNDFLGFSDNPVDRNLAVAVRSGAKPLLMAINQQGVLYAVEDFLQKSERIQVSIKLRDKTFTETRFGKNTSITFVPKLLGEGFDLILGNRAGGLEYLMQTDNGGSEPGSSTEILLFPNPTNGQEFRIAINKNARMNIYSPSGALIKKGIDLVKNQENLFNSFGFPSGLYLLEIINDENERHYRKLIVSP
- a CDS encoding UDP-N-acetylmuramoyl-tripeptide--D-alanyl-D-alanine ligase, yielding MDKIAQLYSLFLSSKRVSTDTRTIEEGDLFFALKGPSFDGNQYAKRALEEGAMAVVVDDPEVVEDEKYFLVDDVLTALQQLATHHRKELSIPVIGLTGSNGKTTTKELLIRALSCKFKVQATLGNLNNHIGVPLTLLGLKEETEIAIVEMGANKQGDIDELCRIALPTHGLITNIGRAHLEGMGGTEGVLKTKTELFQFLLETDGQVFINSGQEIFTNMIRRFKNPVLFPGKADFCQVTFLGASPNVSFSLPPEETSYVSNLIGHYNFDNIAAALCLAKYFEVPMKEAAAAIAAYVPENMRSQIIEKRSNLILLDAYNANPSSMEAALEAFGKLNKRKHKMVILGDMYELGEYSKAEHEKLGELVSKIALDKICFTGKDTQYALSKAPKALYFPDAFSLRNWLQDSNLEDYQILIKGSRGMKLEGLLDFI
- a CDS encoding SDR family oxidoreductase — translated: MKTNQFGKKGWMPDRIGNLNGKIYIITGTTSGTGFEAAKILLSKGAKVIMLNRNLKKAEDTITILKQELGKDIEVINIQMDLSKQASVKKAAEEILKTVPQIDALICNAAIAQVPKQTLTVDGWESQMGTNYYGNWTLQALLFPLIEKSKGRIVTVGSMGYDMGIKTIKFDDLNWDKDYTPNDAYSQSKLAQIMSMYELQDRLKEVGKTDVKAYACHPGSSRTNLINTSGSFMMKFIFNLMKLSPLTQSAERGAYPQLMCATERNLDQNGFYGPTGRSNWVGPVGAHKIEPHAKDKTVAKRLWEVSEKETGVKWNI
- a CDS encoding helix-turn-helix domain-containing protein is translated as MKHFKTLSSYLKYLELPRPEHPMLSVFNSKGDGYLPCPKESSPPITNDCYTISFKKFVEGNLNYGRTQYDFTNGALFFISPRQVLQWDNSVIFEQRGFSINFHEDFLKGTELAQRIKKYGFFSYSVNEALHLSPKEEKQIESIVENIEIEYQNNQDEFSKGIIISQLDTLLKYANRFYERQFLNRKELSNNLLEQFNHYLDSYFESGKLQENGIPNIEQVADELSVSQRYLSDTLKKQTGKTTTEHLQLYLIDEAKNILLQPNKTVSEVAYELGFEYPAYFSRLFKKKEGISPSKYREKYKLN